The following coding sequences are from one Ornithodoros turicata isolate Travis chromosome 1, ASM3712646v1, whole genome shotgun sequence window:
- the LOC135368263 gene encoding uncharacterized protein LOC135368263 — MSGTPPLTKQRKLSGPIKPAHSISENDNSSPVKANSTSPKRKPSVSSPPRASSPSSPSPPPPQLPTRKTTAPAAQKAPQPPPKPKESNVHQGPSTRKLVFNHNYHRSPSGRLGLTEIGCSVAIVSSIMFHDCQWNSLFALFHVAMMYGIMGFIFFMNGALAGSHAERDTGYVHQELPLVLTVQYYSLGFLLYFLLGIKVIIMPAKDALIVIAAIAAIFAAMALLAHGIFSVRHR, encoded by the exons ATGAGCGGGACCCCGCCATTAACGAAACAGAGGAAGCTCTCCGGACCCATCAAACCGGCCCACTCGATTTCGGAGAACGATAACAGCTCTCCTGTTAAGGCGAACTCCACATCGCCAAAAAGAAAACCGTCAGTATCCTCTCCACCAAGGGCATCGTCACCATCATCGCCGTCACCTCCACCGCCTCAACTACCTACACGAAAGACTACTGCACCAGCGGCACAAAAGGCCCCTCAACCACCACCAAAACCGAAAGAGTCGAATGTGCATCAAGGCCCATCGACGAGAAAGCTTGTCTTTAACCACAACTACCACAGAAGTCCTTCGG GACGTCTGGGTCTGACAGAAATTGGCTGCTCGGTGGCCATAGTATCATCTATCATGTTTCATGACTGCCAGTGGAACAGCCTATTCGCCCTCTTCCACGTAGCCATGATGTACGGAATCATGGGATTCATCTTCTTCATGAATGGCGCCTTAGCAGGTAGCCATGCCGAACGAGACACGGGATACGTTCACCAGGAACTGCCACTCGTCCTGACAGTGCAATACTACAGCCTTGGTTTCCTGCTCTACTTTCTCTTGGGCATTAAAGTCATCATCATGCCGGCAAAGGACGCCCTCATTGTGATCGCAGCCATTGCGGCTATTTTTGCCGCAATGGCTCTACTTGCTCATGGCATATTCAGTGTGCGTCATCGATGA